CATGACATACTGATAGTCGGAGATCGTTTTGACCTTTTGCAATCTGGCCGAATACTTTTTATAGCGCGGATCTTGTAAGGATGTGATGCCGACTTTTTCGAGTATTTCGCTGAAATCTTTTTTGAAAATATCCGATACTGGGACCCAGAGTGGATCGTTTTGCAATGCACGGCTTGCCACTACAAAAGTTCTCTTTCTCATCTCTTCTTGAATATCGCGCTCTGCGGTTTCTTCGTCCTCAACATCTTCCAAATCAGCGGTGAAGTCGCCATTATTTTCGTCTACTTCTGTGATTTCTACCGGCGGACCCTCGGGGTGCTCTAAATTAAAAAGAATGTCGATTGGCCGCTTGCGGTTTCTGACATGAACTGGCTCGCCACCCAAGACCGCAGATAAGGAGGTGATTCTTTGCTGACCATCGAGTAGTAATATTTTTTGGGAAATCGTAGGAGTTCTTGTGGCTTGCACGGCAAGTTCTCGTGTCTCAATTTCTTCGTCAGTTTCCCAAACCAAAATAGTCCCCGAGGGATACCCGCGATAGAGGGAGTCGAGAAGATCGCGCACTCGGGTTGCTGGCCAGACATACCGGCGTTGCATCTCGGGGAGAGTGAGCTCGCCGCGCTGAACCTTATCGACTAATTCACGAACTGATATATCTGTTTTTGGCATAGGTTAACAAGTTGATAAATTGATTGTATCAAGGATGACAAAATATGACAATCTCTTTTTAGTTATCCACTTAGCATCGCTTAGCAGAATTTAAGAAATAGAGTAAAATGACAAAATATGACAGGTAGAGTATAATGAACCTATAAGCATATGCCTGTGGAGAAATTTCTAACAATTAAAGAAGTTGCCAAAAAACTGCGTGTCAGCGAACGCTCGGTGATGCGCTATATTAAGGCGAAAAAACTGGTCGCCTCAAAAATGGGTCAATGGAGAATAAAAGACGGCGACCTTGATCGTTTTTTTAATGCGCACACCAACTCTAAAAAGAAGTAAATATGAAAAATTTAAATAAATACGATATAGAATTTCTGATCGAGTGTTTAAAAAGCGGCAAGGAAATCCCAACAGAATATAAGTACGCGCTTTTTCCAACCAAGCAAAAAGAATACGAGCTTGTTTATGCCGGGAAAATGCGAAAAGAGGATGTGCTGGCAGACACCGAGGAAGCCAAGCCAGTGCCGCTCCAAATCGAAAAAGTTTTTAATGGCAAGAAATATCCACTTTACTCCAAAGATTGGCACAACCTTTTGGTTTTTGGCGATAATCTTCAAATCCTTAAAACCTTTAATGAGAATAAGGACCTGCTCGTCAAAAATAAAATTAAGGGGAAAGTAAAACTGATTTATATTGATCCGCCATTTGCAACGGAAGATGATTTCAGAGGAAATGGTGGAGCGAAAGCATATTCTGACAAAGCAAAAGGTGCTGAATTTGTTGAATTTTTGCGCCGCCGCTTAATAGTAGCAAAGGAAGTGTTGGCAGATGACGGTACAATTTGGGTTCATTTGGATCATCGCAAAGCAGAATACATAAAAGTTTTAATGGATGAAATTTTTCCAAGTTGTTATCTTAATACAATTTATTGGCGTAGTCAGGTGGCAAGGGGCGCAAAAGTTAATGCTGAATTTTTACCAAAAAGTTGCCAACAGATTTTAGTTTACAAAAAGCGCACTGATGCAAAGCCCTTGTGGGAAGCACCCAAAAGGGAAATTATTTTGACGGAAGAAGAAATTAAACAAGAAGGCAGTTATAAACAAGACGAAAAAGGAAATTACTTTAGAACATCGGACCCGGGATCATATTCATTTGAAAGCCTGCTTGACTTTTACAAGCAAGGTCGCATTTATGTGAGCTATGGCGGTAAAGTGATTTTTGATAACAAAAAAAAGGAAGTAAAAACGACAAAAGGGAAAATCGGCATAAAGTATTATGCTGAAGGTTTGGGCGGCGGAAAGTATAAAATTATAAGGTCAATCGATAATATTTGGACGGATATACCAGGACTTGGAACGGTGCCATCAGAAGATACTGGATATCCAACACAAAAAGTTGAAACTCTTTTAGAGAGGATCGTAAGTTCAACAACAAACACGGGCGATTTGGTAATGGATTTCTTTTCCGGGAGTGGAACAACGGCAATAGTCGCCGAAAAATTAGGTAGGCGTTGGGTTGCCTGTGATATCGGGAAGTTATCAATCTACACAATTCAAAAGCGATTATTAGAGATAGATCGGGGCCGAGATTTGATCGACTTAAAGAAAAAATATGGTAAGCCGGCAAAATCTTTCGCCATCGTTACTTCGGGGCTTTATGATCTTGGAAAGATTTTTGCTCTACAAAAAGATGAATATACTCGCTTCGTGAAAGATTTATTTGAAATTGAGGAAACGAAGGTTACAAAAATAGGTGGTGTCGAAATCGATGGGAAGAAGCGAGAATTTTACGCGAAAATCTTTCCATATTGGGAACTGAAAAATGCCAGCGTTGATGAAAAGTATTTGCAGGAATTACATAAGAGCATTGGCGGGAAAATTGATGAAAGATTTTACATAATCGCTCCCGCGAACAATGTAAATTTTATCAGCGATTATCACCAGATTGGCAATGTTCGGTATTATTTTCTCAAAGTACCGTACCAGATCATTAAAGAATTGCACAAGGTTCAGTTTAAGAAGTTTCGACAGCCACAAAGCAAAAGCCAAATCAATGATTTGGACGAGGCAATTGGTTTTCACTTTATTCGTCAGCCAGAAGTAAAATCAGAGGTTAAAAAGTTGAAAGATAAAATCGTTTTGAAAATCAAAAGATTTGAGTCCGCATATTCACAGGACGAAACCGGCGAAAAACTCAAAAACTTTGAAAGCTTGGCAATGTTGCTTTTGGATTTAAATTATGACGGCGAAAAGTTTATGATGACAAACTACTTTTTCGCACATGATTTGCTTAATCATAAGTCAAGCGATCAGGAAGAAAGCGAGGAAGAAATTAAAATGGAATTAAAGAAACAAAAAGAAATTATCAAAGAATTTCCGAGAAAAGATTGCGGTAAAGAAATTATGGCAATTTATGTTGATATTTACGGTAATGAATTTCGGGAAGTTTTTAAGGTTAAATAAACGCTATGACAGAAGGCATTAAAATATACAAAACACAGGACTTGGTTTTGCAAGTGAAGCAAAATTATAATCCCGCCAAGCTCAATTTGAAAAAATGGGTTGATTTTATTGATGTACTTTGCGGCGATAGAGAGTTTCAAAAAGAAGCGATCAGGGATTCGGTTATTTTTCTTGCGTCTGGAGAATATAACTCAATCGAAAGTTTAATTGAGGAAAACTTTAGAAAGAACGATGAACTACAGAAAAGATATAAAGATGTCCGTGACTATCAAAGAAATTTGCCATTACCCCATAAGCTTTCGGCTGTGATTGATTTGGCGACAGGGACAGGCAAAAGCTATGTTATTTATGGTATTGCGCAAATCGCGTTAGGACTTGGCTTGGTTGATAAGGTTCTGGTGCTTTGCCCATCGCTCACTATTGAGTCGGGCTTAAAAGAAAAGTTTGAGAAGCTTTCCGGGGATGACAAGATAAAGGCGACATTACCAGATAATACCGTTTTCAAAAATCCGAGAATTATTGATGCAAACAGCACAATTAAAAATGGCGACATTTGCGTTGAAAATATCCATGCCGTTTATGAGCGGACCGGCTCATCAATAAATGACAGTTTGAAGAAAAACGGGGAGCGCGTTTTGGTTTTGAACGATGAAGTTCATCATGCCTACAATTCATCAAGCGAGCAGGATATAAAAAAATGGAAAGCGTTTTTGCTGAGTCCCGATTTTAATTTCAAATATATTCTCGGTTTTACCGGCACGGCTTATATTGAAGATGAGTATTTTAATGATGTTATTTATCGCTACTCAATCCGCGAAGCTGTCGATGATAAAGTAATCAAGTCGGTTGATTATGTTGCGAAAGACGAGAATATAGACAAAAACGAGAAATTCCAAAAGATTTATGACAATCATGATGAATTTGTAAAAAAGTACCGGCTTATCAAGCCACTTACGATTTTAGTTACAAAAGATATTTCCAAAGCAAAAACACTTCGGGAAGATTTGATTGACTTTTTGGAAAAGCGGGAAAAAATATCGCGCAAGGCGGTTGAAAAAAAGGTTTTGATTGTTACTTCGCATAAAGATCACAAGAAAAATGTTTTGGAATTGAAAAATGTTGACGATAAGGATAATTCAGTTGAGTGGATTGTTTCCGTTTCTATGCTTACCGAGGGCTGGGATGTAAAAAATATTTTTCAAATCGTACCATGGGAGGATCGCGCTTTTAATTCAAAACTTTTAATTGCTCAGGTTTTAGGCCGAGGTCTGCGTATACCAGAAGAATATAAATCACCCCAGCCGAAGGTTAGGGTTTTCAATCATGACGCTTGGAGTCGGAACATTCGCGGCTTGGTTGATGAAATTTTAGAAATGGAAGTCCGTCTAACGAGTGAGGTTTTAACTTCTGGAGATCGGGCGAAATATCACTTTGATTTATACACGATTGACTATGAAAAGCAGGAAAAGGCCGTTAAGGCGGAGAAAGATACGGAAGTTTTTGATTACTCGAAGGGGTATATAAATTTAGTTGCTCAAGTCGAACAGATAGAAAGAGAAACTGAATATGAGGATTTGAGTGGCGTTATCAAGTCAAAAACAACGGCGATTCAAAAAGAAGTTTTTGGTGTTGACGATGTGGTGGCCAAGATCGTTGAAACTTTCGAGACGAGAGATTTTGAGGCAAAACTTAGATTTCCAAAGGGTGAATACGAAAAAGAACACTTGCCGCCAGAGAATGAAATAAAAGAGATCGTCATAACCTCAATGCGGAAAGTCGGGATAAAAAGCGGGGTGTTGACAGAAGATAATGCAAACAGAATCTTCAAAGCGTTTCAAACCCTTTTCAGAGCAAGGGGATCGACAATTGTTTTGGAACGAACAGCAAACAAGCCGAAGTTAATCGGCACGAAACAACTTGAAAAAGAAAATGTTGCCGTTGGAGCGATCAAACACGGCTCGACGGTTTTCTATACCGAAAATTTCAAAGACGAGTGTAAAAATGGAATGATCGATACCTTGCAAGACATAATCAGCGATGAAAATCTGCCGAGAAGCGCAAGCAAAGAAGTTAATCCTTATTGCTTCAAAACGCCAGTCAATGTCGTTTTGACAAAACTTGAACCCGAAAGAAGATTTGTTGAAACTTTAGTCAGTCCTCACTTGTGCGAGAAGTTAGATGCTTGGATAAAATCCCGTGATATGGGATTTTACAGCGTTGAGTATTCGTGGAGAAAAGGTGAGCACCCAACTCAGGGGAGTTTTAACCCCGATTTCTTTATTAGGATTGGTGAAAAAATCGTTGTTGTTGAAATAAAATCTGACGGTGATGATTCGGATGAAAACAAGGCAAAATATCGTTGGGCGAAAAAACATTTTGAGGACTTAAATAGTGAGTTGGCGGCCGCAAAAATCAAACAAAAATACTTTTTCCATTTCTTAAGCCCATCAAGCTATGTCGAATTTACAGAATACTTGTTCGATGGCAGATTATTCAAGGGAGAATTTAGATCGGCACTTGAAGATTTGCTTGAAAAAAATCATAGTGAATAACGATCTCAAGAAAATCTGCTCTTAAAAAATAATGCCCGGGAGGGCATTATTTCGTCTGGTGGGGAGTGTCGGTCCGATTGAGCCATTCCTGAAATTCTGCCTTTCTTTCTGGCGTTCCAGAGCGACCCAAAGAATTAAAAAGAGATTGAGCTTCGTTCTTGCTCGCACCCTTGAGTATTCCGGCGATCCATTTGAGATTTTTCTCGCCTTCAAGGTAAGAACGAAGGGAGTTTTTGACCCAACGACTTCCCGCCTCTTGTAATGAGATGTTTCTCGACATAGTAAAGCTACCTTAGCATTTTTTTGTTTTTTTATCAACTTGATAGACGGAATTTGACAATGTGGGCAACCTATTGACTTTTATTTAGTGAGGTAGTACCATTGGGGTAGTATTACCGAATTGAGGTCATTTTGTAGTACAATCGTAAACAACACATTTTTATGCCAAAACAACAAAATCCATTGGGTCGAAACCTCAAGTCGCTGAGAGAGAAGCGTGGTCTTTCGCAGGATCGATTAGCGAAGTTGGCGGATGTCTCAAACAATACGATCATTGGGATCGAGCAGGATGAGAATCCGAATCCGACACTTGAGACCCTCAAGAAAATAGCAAAAGCTCTTGAGGTAAGTATCGATGATTTGACCCGATAACCATATGCAATTTTTTAATATTTTCACCACGATCAGCCCTCAAGCGATAGAAGTCGCGCTCCTTTCGGTCGTGGCTATTTTATTAATAGGGGTGATCCTGTCGATCAGCAAACTCACTACTGGATTTTTGAAAGCACTAACTCACCTGCGTGATAGCTTCCGAGAGGAAATACGATTCTCCATCCAACCAAAAGTTATTGAGATGTCTTTAAGCGTGGAATCATTAGTTGAACTCGCCGTAGAGGTTTGGAGAATAGAGCAACGATTGGCAAAAGTTACTTCAGGACTTACCGATATCCAGAAGAAAGGGCTTGAGAGTTCGGTCCAAAAGCTGAAGCGATACTTGGAAAAATACGATTTAGAAATCCGAGATTATACCAATCAAAAATTCAACGAAGGCCTGAATTTGGATATTTTGTCAGTAGAAAAGGACCCGACAATTACCGAGCCGATAGTCAAAGAGACGGTTGAGCCAACGATCATGTGCAAAGGTCAGGTCGTGAAAAAAGCCAAAATCATACTCTTGAGCAATTAAACCTATGTCAAAACACAACGCGCAAAACATTCAAATCGGCATCGATTTGGGGACGACAAACTCCGAGATCGCCATTAATAATAACGGCAATGTTGAGCTGGTGAAAAATGTCTTCGGAGACGAATATACCCCGTCCGTTTTTGGAATTGATAAAGCGAAAAACAAGGTGGTTGGAAAAAGAGCATACGAGAGGTTGTACAAGGATGCTTCGGAGGATGAATTTTCAAATAACAAAGCAGAGGTAAAGCGTTTAATGGGAACTTCGGAAACTGTACGCTTCCCGAGGATCAATCAAGAAATGACCCCTGAGGAAATCTCGGCGGAAATATTAAAGAGCCTCAAGGAAGATGTATTGAGAAAGTACCCCGATTTTGAGACACGGACCGCCGTGATCACCATCCCGGCGTATTTTTCTACTCTGCAGGCAGAGGCGACCAAGAGAGCCGGCAATCTGGCGGGATTTGAGTATGCGGTATTGCTTCAAGAACCGATAGCGGCCGCAATGGCCTACGGGTTCATGAATGCGAAAAATGAGAACTGGATCATTTATGATCTTGGCGGCGGTACTTTCGATGTCGCGCTTATCTCGTCAAAGGACGGAGCATTGTCAGTGCTTGGCCATAATGGCGATAACTTTTTAGGGGGAAAGGATTTTGACTGGCTGATCGTGGACAAAGTTATCGTCCCCGCAATTTTAGAAAAACACGAAATAAAAGATTTCAATCGTGGCAATTCAAAATACAGAAGCGTGTTCGCAAAGCTGAAGTATATTGCCGAGAACGCGAAAATGTATTTGTCTCAATACGAAAAAACAAACCTTGAAATAGAGGGAATCGGAGATGATGACGATAGTAACGAAATTTATGTAACCGCTGAAATGACCCGTAAAGGATTTGAGCAACTCATAAAGCCGATGGTTGACCGAACAGTTGAGCTCGCTAAAGAGACAATCCAAGAGTCCGGGGTCAAACAATCGACTATTCACAAGATCATATTAGTAGGCGGTCCGACCCAAATCCCTTACATTAAAGACCGCTTGAATCGAGAATTTAAAATTACAGTCGATGCATCCGTAGACCCCTTGACGGTGGTTGCCCGCGGCGCATGCATATTTGCCGTCAGTCAGCGAATCCCCAAAGAATTCCTCAAGGAAAAGAAAGTGGCCGCTGGCGTGAAAACGCTGACGCTGAACTACGAATCGCTCACATCGGAAGAAGAAGTAACTGTGAGCGGTGTAGTCGAGCAACTGAAAAATTCAGATGATGAATATTATATTCAAATCCAAAGCGAGAGTGGATTCTATAGCGGATCGAAAATTAAGTTGAAGGGCGGCAAATTCTTCGACACGATTGCACTCGAACCGCACAAGACCAGCCTCTTCTGGGTTTACTTATTTGATAAGGATGGAAACTCTGTGCAAGTTGATCCCGATTCTTTCTCCATCACTCATGGACTTTCCGTAACCGGCGCACCAATACCGCACTCTATCGGTGTTGCCGTAGCAAAAAGAGATATGAGCAGTGGCTTTGCTCTTACTGAAATGTTTGAGCCGTTCTTCGAAAAAAACAGCGTTCTGCCCCTACGGACCACCAAAACATATAAGACGGTAAAGAGATTGAAAAAGGGAGATACCGAAAATGCTTTGCCAATTAAGGTATACGAGGGAGAATCCGAAACACCAGACCGCAATCACATTATTTGCGACCTTAAGATCACGGGAGAAAATTTGCCGTATGACCTGCCAGACGGCACCGAAGTGGAGATCAAGATAGAGGTCAATGAATCGAGAGAAGTAACGGTTGAAGCTTTTATTCCAACTATCGACTTATCTCTTAACGCGCGAGCCACAATCCACGCCGAAGATATTGATGTCAAGCAGATGGAGTCCGATCTCAATGCCCAACGGGAACGCATAAAAACCATTGAGGCGAACTGTACGGCGGAAGAAAAAGCAAAACTGGAAAACACTGTTCAATCAGTGAATACGAGCATAGGCAACGCCCACATCGATCAGGACGAAAAGCGGAAAGCGCACACACACCTGAAAGCTTTGAAAGTTAAGCTCGATCAGATCGAAAAAGCGAAAGAATTGCCGCAACTTACTAAAGAATTCAATGAGGGCATTGCTGATGTCCAGAAGGTCGTTGAAACACTCGGCGATGAGAAAGAGAAGGGCATGAATAATGACCAGCTAAAAACGCTGAAAGAAGAAGGCGAAAGAGCTATCGAAAGTAAAGATAAATACTTACTCATGCGAGTTAACGAACAGATCAAAGAGCTGGGCATACGGGTGGCATTGGCTAACCCGGCCATGTGGGTATACCACTTTGAGAAACTCACGACGGAAAACCATGCTTTCCTAAGCGAGAAGGAGGCGAGCTATTACATTTCTAAAGGGAAACGCGCGATAGAACTGGGCGATGTCGATGAACTCAAGAGGTGCGTCCATAGTTTGATGCTTCTGCTCCCGCCAGAAGAACAGGAAGCGATCCGCGGCAATCTTTCCGGCATCACTCACTAATATGCCCAAAACACTCAAAAACAATTCATACCACATTCTGGGACTTGATACTTCTGTAAGCCAGAGGGATGTTTTGAAGCGATCAAAGGAAATTATCAATCGCCTCAAGATTGACGATTTACCAGTGTATGATCTGGACTTGGATATTTTTGAGGATTTCCGAACGGAGGAGTCGGTAAAGGAAGCGGTCCAAAAATTATCCGCGCCCAAAAAGAGAATCAAAGAATATTTCTTCTGGTTTCAAATTGCGGATAGCGTTGACGAGCAAGCGGCCGGCCTTCTCAAGAGCAAGAATTATGCCGAAGCGAGCCGAGTTTGGGAGCACAACTCGGAGAAAGATACTGCGAAGTCGTTTCTATACAAAAAGAACCTTGCTATTTTGCACTGCCTGCTACTTTTCAAAAAGAACAGCAAAACAAATCTCACGCAATCGATGAAGATTTGGAAAGAACTTCTTGACTCCGATAAGTTTTGGAACGCATTCGCCAAAGTATATAAGCTTCATGACGAACTTGGCACAAGCCAGGAGATCATAGATGAGTTTAAATCAAACGCCATCTCTTATGTGGCGGATATTTATACTGAACTCGGGCATTTCCACAATGATAATTCGTATGTCGCGGAAAGCTCCAAGATTCTTGAAGCCAAAGGGGCGGCAACAGAAAAAACTGTCCTGAATCCAATCTATCAGAGCATCGCAGAGGTGGTGGATCAATTGGAATCGTTGAAGGTTAGCGAGGACGGGATGATTGATAAAAAGGAAGCGCAGACGATCAAGACGCTGATCGGGAAACTTCAAGGTGAGTTCAACAAGCTTATTGAGATAGGCCTGTACGAAGATAGCCAATCCAAAGCGATCAGGGATAGAGCCGCAAACGCCATTCGAGTCGTTGTGCTGGATTTGCATAATAATCTCAGCGAGACAGACAAGGCAATTGCATTAATGAATGTTGCATTAAAGATTTCCGGCACCGCCGGCCTTGAGTCAAAGGTAAAACATGATATCCGGGTACTCGAAGAAACAAAGAAAAATGCTGGCCTTATTGCTCCTGTTGCCAATCTGGTAGCCGAAGAAAAATATGAAGAGGCGTTGAGACAGATTGAATCAGATAGGAAAAAGTTCAGTGGCAATGCCGAATTGCAGGAATTTTACGATGGACAGAAAAAGCTCTGCATAAGCATGCTTGCACTAAATAAATACAAACAAGCCCGGGATTATTTTGATAAACAGCAAGAAGATAAAGCAAAGCCGTTATTTGATGAAGCGGGCAAGCTGATTCATGACAACATTAATCTCTTCAACTTTAATAATAAAGTTATTGACGAGATGGTTGAGGAGATTAAATCCAACATGGCAAAAGTGAATCTCAATAACTTGAGTCAATTTGACGAATACAGAAATTCTTACATCAATCTTGCGAAAGAAAAATTTGAGGGCCAGCTTGAGCAGGGAGCCTTTATCGTGCTGATCGACGCTCACATCTATGGCGGCTTAACTGGATTCATGAAAGGGGCGCGGCAAAAGAACAATGTGGCCAATATTTTATATACCCTCGGATGGATAACTGTCTGGTTTTATGGGATCGGCCTGATTTTCTTCATAGCCGGCTGGGTTTACAAAAATCGAAATACATAAATTTATGTCTGACAAAGAACGATTAAAATTTGATCTTGATTTTTTAGAGAAAGAACAGGAAAAACCTGCCGATGCAAAGCCGGCAGAGGTTCACAAACCGGCCGAGACGACCGGCGAGAAGTTACCCCTTATCGAATACATAAAAGCGATTTTTAAGGACTTCCCGGCATTTTGCAATAAATATCTTCGGGTAAAAAATCCGCCCTATCTGTTCTTTATTATCTGGGCTGTTGGAGTGGCAACTGCTATTGATCGAATGAGCGACTACGGGGGCAGTACTTGGCTCGAAGTTTGGGCTATCGTTTTAATCGGTGGACTCGTAGCGGGGTATTTGCAATATTGGATCGGTGGCGCAATTTATCACTTGCGGGTCAAGTGGTCGAAAGGCGGCGACAATTATGATGCATCCAGAAACATCAATATGTTTTCTGGGATACCAGTTGCGATCGCCAGCATTGGCTCCTTACTTCTGAATACAATTGTTTATGGGAATGATTACTTTAAATCCGGCGAGGGCAATTCTTTGGATATACTGTTCTTCTTTGTAATAGTCACCGCGATAGCATACTCCATTCGATTAAGCTACAAAGGAGTCATGTTTATTCAGCAAACAGAGAAAACCAGAGCCATGATTTGGTTTGTCGTATTGCCGGCAATTTTCTATGTTTTGATATTTTCGGCCGCAATTTTTAATAAACTATGAGCGATAAAGATAAAAAGTTAGATTTTGATCTGAGGTTTCTGGACGAGGAATCGCCTAAACCGAAACAAGCGATTCGAAAGGATCGCGCAAAACCACAATCAGAGACCGCCAGCTCAATTAACTGGAATTGGAAAACAATATCGATAATTGCCGGCGTAATCATAGTGATAATTTGGATCGCTTCTTCGGAAGATAGCACTACGCCAACATCAACTTATACGCCGCCGAGCACTAATCAAGTCAGAAACATATCTGCCGATGACGATAGTGTTGAATACGGAGAATATAGATGCTCGCGATACCATTATGATAAAGCTGTTGCGCTGTCTCCGAGCGAAAGCGAGCAAACCTTAAATAGCGCACAATTTTCTATGGATACTCGAGCCAGCGAATTGGAGCGATTGCAAAGAGAAATCGAGTACAGTGATGTCAACGATTATTCGTCACAATGGGAAATCGATGACTACAACGAAAAAGTAAATACATATAATTACAAACTCACTTCTTACAAACGAGATGCCACTGCACTTGACTCTCGCATCGATAGGTTTAATGCTCAAGTAGCGGTCCACAATAATTATCTCACTCAAAATTGCACACCAAGATAAAAAATATGTCAGCACCAACCAAACCAATTTTATACAACAGCTTCAAGATTAAAGAAGGACTCACGATTAAAAATCGTGTAGAGAAGGTATTCTTTACCGAAGTATATCAGTTGTCAGATGACAGCTACTTTTACTTACTTTTGAACATTAAGCCGAATGAGATTGTAGACAGAGGTAAAAAATACGAACTTATAAAAGTACAGCATGGCGGCAACGAATATGTCGGTATTATTACCAAAGAACATTCTCACGAAAAGGTCACTCAGATTATTGAGGATCTGACGGTTATGCGAGGTTTTGATTGTGTTGCCGGCATGAAGGAATTGAAAGCCCTTCTAATCAATGATGTAATCAGCCCACTTTTGCACCCTGAAAAATTCAAGAAGTTTAAATTATCGATTCCGAACGGAATTTTGCTCTTCGGACCGCCCGGCTGTGGCAAAACTTTTATTGTTAGAAAACTCGCGGAAGAAATGAGTTACAATTTTATTGAGCTAAAACCCTCTGATGTGGCTACGCCTTATGTGCATGGCGCCGTTTCGAATATTGCCAAGGTTTTCGAAATGGCGAAGTTAAAAGCACCCTCAATTATTTTTATAGATGAGATCGAGGGATTGCTTCCCAAGAGAGAAGAATTGAGCTCCAGCGCGGACATTAAGAAAGAGGAGATCAATCAATTCTTAATGGAGTTGAATGATGCCGGCAATAACAAGATTTTGGTTGTCGGAGCGACAAATCGTCCTCATATGATCGACACCGCAATCTTGCGATCAGGGAGAATGGACAAGCGAATCTATGTGCCGCCGCCAGATTTTGAGGCGCGCAATGAATTATTCAAAATTTCTTTGTCCGGCCGGCCGTATGATAAAAATATCGACTTCGAAAAGTTGGCCAAGCTAACAGAAAACTTTGTAAGTTCCGATGTAGAGTTGATTGTTACGGAAGCGGCTCGTGCCGCTGTAGCCGGGAACATGGCTCTCATTGATGAAAAACTAATCCGCACAATTATAGAAAGATTCACTCCCTCTGTGACAGAGGAGCAGGTTGAATATTACGAGCAGT
This region of Patescibacteria group bacterium genomic DNA includes:
- a CDS encoding Hsp70 family protein, whose amino-acid sequence is MSKHNAQNIQIGIDLGTTNSEIAINNNGNVELVKNVFGDEYTPSVFGIDKAKNKVVGKRAYERLYKDASEDEFSNNKAEVKRLMGTSETVRFPRINQEMTPEEISAEILKSLKEDVLRKYPDFETRTAVITIPAYFSTLQAEATKRAGNLAGFEYAVLLQEPIAAAMAYGFMNAKNENWIIYDLGGGTFDVALISSKDGALSVLGHNGDNFLGGKDFDWLIVDKVIVPAILEKHEIKDFNRGNSKYRSVFAKLKYIAENAKMYLSQYEKTNLEIEGIGDDDDSNEIYVTAEMTRKGFEQLIKPMVDRTVELAKETIQESGVKQSTIHKIILVGGPTQIPYIKDRLNREFKITVDASVDPLTVVARGACIFAVSQRIPKEFLKEKKVAAGVKTLTLNYESLTSEEEVTVSGVVEQLKNSDDEYYIQIQSESGFYSGSKIKLKGGKFFDTIALEPHKTSLFWVYLFDKDGNSVQVDPDSFSITHGLSVTGAPIPHSIGVAVAKRDMSSGFALTEMFEPFFEKNSVLPLRTTKTYKTVKRLKKGDTENALPIKVYEGESETPDRNHIICDLKITGENLPYDLPDGTEVEIKIEVNESREVTVEAFIPTIDLSLNARATIHAEDIDVKQMESDLNAQRERIKTIEANCTAEEKAKLENTVQSVNTSIGNAHIDQDEKRKAHTHLKALKVKLDQIEKAKELPQLTKEFNEGIADVQKVVETLGDEKEKGMNNDQLKTLKEEGERAIESKDKYLLMRVNEQIKELGIRVALANPAMWVYHFEKLTTENHAFLSEKEASYYISKGKRAIELGDVDELKRCVHSLMLLLPPEEQEAIRGNLSGITH
- a CDS encoding YIP1 family protein, with the protein product MSDKERLKFDLDFLEKEQEKPADAKPAEVHKPAETTGEKLPLIEYIKAIFKDFPAFCNKYLRVKNPPYLFFIIWAVGVATAIDRMSDYGGSTWLEVWAIVLIGGLVAGYLQYWIGGAIYHLRVKWSKGGDNYDASRNINMFSGIPVAIASIGSLLLNTIVYGNDYFKSGEGNSLDILFFFVIVTAIAYSIRLSYKGVMFIQQTEKTRAMIWFVVLPAIFYVLIFSAAIFNKL
- a CDS encoding ATP-binding protein, producing MSAPTKPILYNSFKIKEGLTIKNRVEKVFFTEVYQLSDDSYFYLLLNIKPNEIVDRGKKYELIKVQHGGNEYVGIITKEHSHEKVTQIIEDLTVMRGFDCVAGMKELKALLINDVISPLLHPEKFKKFKLSIPNGILLFGPPGCGKTFIVRKLAEEMSYNFIELKPSDVATPYVHGAVSNIAKVFEMAKLKAPSIIFIDEIEGLLPKREELSSSADIKKEEINQFLMELNDAGNNKILVVGATNRPHMIDTAILRSGRMDKRIYVPPPDFEARNELFKISLSGRPYDKNIDFEKLAKLTENFVSSDVELIVTEAARAAVAGNMALIDEKLIRTIIERFTPSVTEEQVEYYEQFRNLERS